A genomic region of Papaver somniferum cultivar HN1 chromosome 7, ASM357369v1, whole genome shotgun sequence contains the following coding sequences:
- the LOC113292652 gene encoding putative ripening-related protein 1, translated as MKTFSSHYIVLVVLVLTTIVISSLEVEAGTCKPSGKIKGIKPPQGKCKKGFNSDCCKPGESYTTYKCSPSNRRTVLTTNSFEKGGDGGGPSECDNQYHSDDTPVVALSTGWYNNGSRCLHKIIVKGNGRSAVAKVVDECDSTMGCDGDHDYQPPCPHNIVDASPAVWKALGVPRENWGNLDVTWSDA; from the coding sequence ATGAAAACATTCTCATCACATTATATAGTTTTAGTAGTCCTTGTCCTGACTACAATAGTAATAAGTTCTTTGGAAGTTGAAGCTGGAACATGTAAACCTAGTGGAAAAATCAAAGGCATAAAACCTCCACAAGGTAAATGCAAGAAAGGTTTTAATTCTGATTGTTGTAAACCAGGAGAATCTTACACAACATACAAGTGTTCTCCCTCCAACCGTCGAACTGTTTTGACGACAAATAGTTTTGAGAAAGGTGGAGATGGCGGAGGGCCGTCAGAATGTGATAATCAATATCATTCTGATGACACTCCTGTGGTAGCGTTATCAACTGGATGGTACAACAATGGGAGCCGATGTTTGCACAAAATAATCGTAAAAGGCAATGGACGCAGTGCCGTGGCTAAGGTGGTAGATGAATGTGACTCGACCATGGGCTGTGATGGAGACCATGACTATCAACCACCATGCCCTCACAACATCGTCGATGCTTCACCAGCAGTTTGGAAAGCGTTGGGTGTTCCTCGTGAAAACTGGGGCAACCTCGATGTTACTTGGTCTGATGCTTAA